In the Verrucomicrobiia bacterium genome, one interval contains:
- the ruvC gene encoding crossover junction endodeoxyribonuclease RuvC — MRIIGIDPGTGILGFGVIEVAAGKKLQLVDAGVIRTRVHQPLDERLLEIHQSLTEIIADTTPQYMAIEKLFFAQNVTTAMSVAHARGVAMLAGAQAGLQIAEYTPLQIKQTMTGYGRATKKQIQEMVRIQLNLTEVPKPDDCADALAVAIMHSLVARSS, encoded by the coding sequence ATGCGTATTATTGGGATAGATCCGGGCACCGGTATATTAGGGTTTGGTGTGATAGAAGTCGCGGCTGGTAAGAAACTACAACTTGTGGATGCCGGTGTGATTCGCACGCGCGTCCACCAGCCGCTCGACGAGCGCTTGCTCGAAATCCACCAATCGCTTACCGAAATTATTGCCGACACTACCCCGCAATATATGGCAATCGAAAAGTTATTCTTTGCACAAAACGTCACCACCGCTATGAGCGTGGCTCATGCTCGTGGGGTGGCGATGCTCGCCGGCGCGCAGGCTGGGCTACAGATTGCCGAATACACTCCTCTTCAAATAAAGCAAACTATGACTGGCTATGGCAGGGCGACAAAAAAACAAATTCAAGAAATGGTACGTATCCAGCTTAACTTAACAGAAGTGCCAAAACCAGACGACTGCGCGGACGCCCTGGCGGTAGCAATTATGCATTCGCTGGTCGCTCGATCATCTTAG